The segment GGAGGACAGGTAAATAAAGTGGAATGCACGGTGGTAATGGTGTTTTAAATGCAGCCAATTAGCGGCTCTCACTTTAAAGCGAAAATGATATGTTGAAGGCCATTAGAGTGATATTATAAGAAGTAAAGGAGACTGAAAGAAATACGGATTAAAGAGGGTCGTGTATGCACTGTATGTTAATGATGTTGTTTTAAATGCAGCAAGTTAGCGATACtcatattacagtaataataatgttacaggCAATTAGAGTAATTATATTATAAGAAGTGAATGTGGCTGAAAGGAATATAGATAAAGGAGAATCATGAATGCACTGTATGTTAATGACGTTGTTTTAAGTGATGTTAGCGATGTTCATATTCAAATATAGATGTTTTAGGAATTGGTAATGATGTTTAAAGGTAATTAGTGATGGTATTATAAGAAAAGAATGCGACAGAAGGGTAAAATAAAGCCGTGTATGCACTGAGCGTTAATGGTGTTGGTGTAAATTGAGCGATGCTCGTGTGATAGACAAGTTGTTTTAGGAAATAGCTTTGGTGTTTGAAGGCAATTAGTGGGGAGATATTTCAGGAAGTGGTTGTTTTAGGAATTGGTAATGATGTTTAAAGGTAATTAGTGAAGGTATTATAAGAACAGAATGAGACAGAAGGGTAAAATAAAGCCGTGTATGCACTGAGCGTTAATGGTGTTGGTGTAAATTGAGCGATGCTCGTGTGATAGACAAGTTGTTTTAGGAAATAGCTTTGGTGTTTGAAGGCAATTAGTGGGGAGATATTTCAGGAAGTGGTTGTCGTGTTGAAGgtaatgttattataatgttgTGATTGTGGTGGTTTTGATATCAGTTTTCTTGGAATGtgagtggtaatggtgatgataatgatgattatagtgatgtcAGTAACGGGGATGTAATTGAAACAATAATTCTTTACACTATCACATGATCGTTAGTTTGGCTTCGTATATCATcgcgacagagaaagacagactaacagacagacaaacaaacagacagacagacagacagacagacagacagacagacagacagacagacagacagacagacagacagacagagaaagaaagagaaaagaaatgagagaaaatatacaGCAACTAAAAATCTGACGAATTGTTCTGTATTTTTCCAGGGTACTTAGTTCACAGTTGAACACAGAATTGTCACACATTTTGGCAGCGCTTCCATTACACAAACAGAAGGTAAGCTGATTAATTGTGCTATTGTTAGAAGTGTTGGATTCAAATGCATTGTGATCTGTTTTGTTTAATATATTCAGTTCACATTTTAAATCTGCGCAGGTCTGTTGTCAATGTATATATTAAGCAGATTTGCAATGTTGGAACAAAGCGCTTAGCCTGGGCATGCATATATGGATTTCTTAACATGTTTTTCCCTTTAATGAATGTGTTTTATCCCTCTCCGAATGTTTTTTAATCAAATTGTAGTCAGCAGcggagtaacatatatatatatatatatatatatatatatatatatatatatatctatctctgtgtgtgtgtgtgtgtgtgtgtgtgtgtgtgtgtgtatctgtatgtgtatgtgtatatgtatatgtatatatatatatatatatatatatatgtatatgtatatgtatatgtatatatatacatatatatatatatatatatacaaatataatacttGTAATGTTAGTAGGAAAATTAGCTTATTTCATAacaatttttattaatatgtaaGTGTTCATGTTTGAGGTCACAGCAGGTTAATTATGCTGTGTGTAATATGCATAATTAGTGCATAGACCATTTGCTGAAAAGGCCCATactaatggaaatgaaaatgtgaATCAGATTAGCATCATTTGGGAAAGAATTAACGTTGGAATATCAAATATCAAGGCACAAAAGTTCACAGAGCGACTGTTTTCAGGGCGAAGTGTTGGAGGAGCGGGCAGTGGAATATCGCCTTCCTAATGGCGTTCAGCTCCTGAAGTTCCACGTGCCCAAGGAGACCCATTCCGCTCTCCGTGCTGATGTGCCCAAGGTAGGTCGTCGGCGGATGCTGGGGGACAGTAAGGGCTGGTTATATTCTGTGGTGGAAAAGTAGCAATTTGAAGTTGGgatattttgtgttattatttgtgtgatattttgttttgtgttattatttgtgtGATATTATCGTAGAATCTCATACGGTCATAAATACAATGCCTGATGATTCCAGTCAATGTCCCGCCGTGGAGAGCGAGGTCTGCATGGAGAGGCGTCCTCGATGGACCTGTCTTCCTTCCGCTCCGTCCTCCACGCCCGCCAGTCCCTCCATTCCTACCCCTCCACAATACCAACCTCCGCAGAAGGAGCCCTTGATGATAGATATGCAAGCCCCAACGAATCACAGCTGCTTCGCCTCCAGCAGCAACCACCTCTGCGAGGCCCAAGTCTCATGGCCAGGATCAGTGGCTGCAGCGACCTCGCAGACATCCGGCCCTCGCAGAGCCTGCCGGGGTCGCCGAGGAAGATCCGGGTCGCAGCGACACTGCCGGACGTCGGCAGCAACTCGCCCGACCTACGCTACAAGGTGCTCACGGGCCGGAGGCCGCGCCCGCCCGCCTCCACCCACTCCACGCCCCGCAAGATGCCCGGCGGCAGGAGCGCCAACGGCCTCAACCCCGCCGCCAAGCGCGGCCTGGGCCTCAACCCCCCGAGCTTATCGAGGTCGAGCCACGAGAAGAAGGGCGTCCCCAACAACAAGCTGACCAACAGCGCGGCCGACGGGTCCAAGCTCAAGAACGGCAACGTGTCCCTGGGCTACGATtcggaaaagagtgagagtggcTTTGAGGACGGGGTCCAGTCGGACAGTGAACTGAACATCAAAAACACGAAGAACAAACTGAACCTGCAATTCGCTCCCGATAAGATAAACCGACCCAGCCACGAGATCGAGCTGGAGAGACTGGGCAACGACGAGCCCAAAATAACCCGAGAAATAAATGGGAATCTCTCGAAAGACAGCGATTCCAGTGGCAAGGACAGCCCCACTGATAACATGACCAGCCTGAGGGCACAAATGCTAGACTTCAGGGATGAATCAGACACTTCAAAGAGTGAAGAGTCTGAAATCAGTGTCTTAgatctaaatacatacattgaAACCAAAGAAAATGGAGATCGCCAATTAGCTGAGGCCGTAAAGGGTTTGATGGAGCTAACGACGAGgtctgatgatgaggataactaCACAATTGAAAGTCAGTCTACGGAGAATCACCTAACAGAATCAGGTGAGCCtctttgcattttttgtttgtgcAATTCTTTCTTGTATTACTCATGTCTTTTGTATTACTTATTgcctttgtattattttgttttgtgttgttgcatatctcttttatattgttttaatataagaaaaatataacagaATCGTCTTTGAGGTTCAGGGATTGGATAGCTAAACTAACCTGTGATTATGAAATTCTTTCATTGTAAGAAGTATCATTGTTGATGTATATTTTTTAGCaagatttagtatatatatacttgtgggGGTGATGTCATAAGAAATTATATAATTGCTATAATACTCAGTCtttggaaatataaagaaatgtatttgtataatcagtttcatttacttttaatttttCGGTCACAAATTTtaatagcaaataaaaaaattCTGAAGATTCGTAGATGTTCTTTTGAACTATATGATAAATAAGTCTGATTATATGTATTCACAAACAAAAAGTGTTTCCAAAAAGATTGGTACTGACCCATATTCATCTGTTAAAATACTTACTGTTCAGAATTCACTTTAATGCCATTGGTGAAATAATTTGtaaggacacacacaccacacacacaccacacacaccacacacaccacacacaccacacacaccacacacaccacacacaccacacataccacacacaccacacacaccacacacaccacacacaccacacataccatacacaccacacacaccacacacaccacacacaccacacacaccacacacaccacacacaccacacacaccacacacaccacacacacacacacacacacacacacacacacacacacacacacacacacacacacacacacacacacacacacacacatatatatatatacatatatatatatatgtacatatacatatatatatatatatatatatatatatatatatatatatatgtatgtgtgagtgtacatacatacatacagaaatacatacatacatatatgtgtatgtatatatatatatatatatatatatgtatatgtatgtatggatgtatggatgtgtgtgtgtgtatgtatatatattatatatatatatatatatatatatatatatatatatatattatatattatatatatatatattatatatatatgtatatatatatatatatatatatatatacatatatatatacatatatatacatatatatacatatatgtacatacatacatgtacatacatatatatatatatatatatatacatatatacatatatacacatatatatgtgtgtacgtatatatatatatatatatatatatatatatatatatatatatatacatatatatatacatatacatatatatatatatatatatatatatatatatatatatcaagcaagactaataaaatgataaaatattataaatctcCCAAATCTACTGTAGTCTGGgacaaaagtgaaaaggaaaaataccatTGCCTTAACATTGCATGCAGCTTACTTATAATTTCTTAAGCAACAAGTAATGGATAGTGTATCATGTATGGTATATTTTACTTCTGGGATATATTGATccttaacaaagaaaaaagttaGATTTTGCCCCAAGGAATATTAATaaaccttgataaaaaaaaatccttacaatAATTAAAGACAAAATTTCAAGATGCTCATACTATTGACTTGAAATCTTTATTATGAAATAGCATAAGCTGCAGATATAATGTTTACACTCATACTCTATGATACTACTTGTCCTTGTTTAACAGCAACCACATTTTATCAAAATCTTTCTtactatatttctttatgtatttcaGGTCAGCATGATATGGATGGTTCAGCGGAGGGTTGGGATATTTTGACACTCTACACACAGAAGTTGTCGGACTCGATGCTACATCTCTTTTTATCGCCCAAGGCAGCTAACAACCCTCAGCTCATTTATACTCTGGTTGGTTTTCTTCTGTTtaagtttttcctcttttttccttttatgtcaTTCCCTATGGTTTTTATTTGGGTATTTACTTCAATCACTTTTCCTTGCAAAGtagtttaatgttgttgttttttgtaagtAATTACTTGTTGATACTGCATGGTCAGCATTTACTCTATTCTAAAGTGAAGTAAAGTAtgtcacatatatagtatatattcctCAACAGTGGCGCCTTGGACTAACGGGGTTGGAGGACATACAAGCGGCAGTGGAGCGAGCATTAGAGCTGTCTGAGGCTGGTGACGGAGGTGACGCTTTTGTTCAGTGGTCATACAATGTGATTTCATCTGTCACTCCATCTGGGCTTGACAGCCAGCTGTTGAGTCTTGCCCATCATGACTTCAGACATTACCGAGGGCTTATGGAGGTTACCCTAAGGCAAGACAAGATTGGTTTTGAGTTAACCCTTTTGACAGACATAAATGCTATGCTAAATTCATGTTAACAGATCTTCAAGAATTCAAATTAGCATGAAATTGGAAGAGTTATGGGCAATAATGGTTATATGAGAGGTTAATATAGCAAGATTGATTACTATCATGCATTGTTATTTTAACATAGTAAATGTTATATAATGGAAAAAATGTTATACAGGCATTACATTATTTTCTCCCAACCAACAGAAGTGATGAAGCAGTCCTCTGGGGCCACCGGCACAGCAACACCCAAACGTTCTACCAGGTGAATGCAACCCCTCGACCAGGTCTCCCAATCCCCTCAGATATCATGGCCAAGGTTCCCCATCGAGCTCGGCGTCGCCTTGAGCGTGACCATAACATCACTCTCCTATAAGCTGACCAAGATACTGCAAGAGGGAATTGACACACATTGCACATTATGAAAGCCAGACCAAAGAGACATTCCTATTTGCATATGTGCTGTAGCCGATGATAGCTTTTCATATGTAAGTGATAAAATCAGAAATTATTAGCCTTTGATATCTCCAGTTACACACAGATCTTAGTGGCCAATATGCCATTCTGTGAAAGTTATGGGTCATCATGACCTCGGTGTATTACCTTTGGATTTGGCTCCCAAAATCAAAGGCTGAAAATGGCTGGTTGCATCACACCCTCGAGCTTCACTTGTTTCCAGCAAAGAATTGAACCCGTCCTTTATGTCggctatagacagacagacctttAGATAAGCagcctctcccttcatctctttttcattAATGACTGCCAAGAGTATATATCATCACATGAATGTTGAGAGGCAtagagaaaagatatataaatgctAGATATCAACCAAccaatattataatgatcatatctTTTGCAATGCTAGTCATTGGGATAAAGGGAGTTCAAAGCTTGGAAtagtatgtgtttacatatgaatgtatgggtTTATTCTTGTGTGTgcctgtaaatatataatatatatatatatatatatatatatatatatatatatatatataaatatatatatatatatatatatatatgtaagtatgtatgtatttgtatatatatatatatatatatatatatatatatatatatatgtgtgtatatgtatatatatatatatatatatatatatatatatatatatatatgtatatatatatatatttatatgtttatatatttatatgtttatatatttatatatttatatatatataaatatctatgtagatatgaatatacttatctatatatgaatatatgcatatatatagatagatacatatatatatatatatatatatatatatatatatatatatatatatatatatatatatatatatatatatatattcatatatatattcatatatatattcatatatatattcatatatatatatatattcatatatatatatattcatatatatatatatatatatatatatatatatatatatatatatacacacacacatatacacatacacatacacatacacatatacatatacatatacatatacacatattcatatacatatacatatacatatgcatatacgtatatgtatacatatacatatacatatacatacacatacacatacacatacacatacacatacacatacacatacacatatacatatacatatacatatacatacacatacacatacacatacatatacacatacacacacacacacacacacacacacacacacacacacacacacacacacacacacacacaaacacacacatatatgtgtgtatgtatttatgaatatgtatatctacatgtatatgtatgtaagtatgtatatgtttcatctatatacatacatatacatacatatatatatatatatatatatatatatttatatatatatttatataaatatatatatttgtatttatatatatatatatatatatatatatatattttaaactcacacacttataaacaccatgtatagagacatacataatgtatacgtGATCCAGTATGTGGACATGCATATTCCTTGCTACTGGCAGTCAACGTTGCCAGATCTTGTGCCATTTAATCCACCATGAGAGAGCCTCAATGGTCACCAGTGATGTGGAATTGCATTCTTTGTGAAGTACCAAGATAGATCCTGATGTTGGGACACAGTTCTTTTGTTGACAGTGCTTAACGTTCGTGTATTTCTATTATTCAAGTCGTTTATGTGTACAGTTGTTTATTGGAATATTGATAcagatttttattcattattgtacagcagtatttaaatatatgtgttgcTTTAATGATACATTGATATGGTGTTTTCTGTTTATAAATGCTGATACTCATATAAATCTTGTCTGATGTAAGGTACTCTGATCTGGAGTTTGAGTACTGAATTAACTGAATGTTATATATCAGCAACTGCTGGATGTTTTTATTGGCATTATGTTATGACATTTATATAAGCCACGGCAAAGCCATTTAATCCAAGTAACTTTATCCCTGCGTAATTATGGAAATGTTACACATTATTGATGCTCAAACCAGCAAAGAAAAATAGTAACACAGGAGGAGCATTTGATTAACATTCTGGTATTGGGAATagcataaattatataaaaaaggtcCCTTAGTtccaatataatgaatataatcggTGTGTTGGTGGATTGACTTTAGGATCTGAAGTGTGTAATGGTAATTTAATACCTGTATGTGGTAACAGGAAGGACATTATGAAGTTAACATGCAAACAATCTAAAATTTATCTTCTTCCCAAGAGAAATATCAATATCTGTCATATGATTTGTTTATATGAGCTGTTTACCACAAGATAAATTTTGTGAAAGGAAGTAATGATATGTGTATTGAGACATCTGTCAATCATAGATAGCCATCCACCATAGCACAGAGTGTTCTAATAGAAGTGTGGAGATCCCTGTTGTTAGAAAGGTCTGGCGTGGGATACTCAAACTCGGGCAAAATTTAATGAAACAAGTCACAATTTTCCTtcatttgctgttatttttgtataCGAGCGTCGAGCTTCATGTGGTGTGTCTTGCGCCCTGTGTATGGTGCCCTTTGACCTGAGTTTCCCATCTGACCTTAAAGTGAGTCCCTCCATATGTACAGTTGAGTCCTATATGTATGAATTTGCTCTCCTGCCTCATCCAAAAATGTATAGAAAAATTCACTGTATGATGAGCAGGAATTTATTAAGAGAATTCATTTATGCTGCCCATGCAAATATTtgtaatgtatacgtatatacaggtGAAATTTGAATGCTAATTTAATTTGTCAATGAGTGGAAGTAATCTtgttaaaaggtaaaaaaagcaATGTGCATCTTATCATACATTTGCGACATTGTGCATACGAGTCGTAATAGTTTAGAGCTTACTGGCAGTCGCTCTGCTCCCACATACGTCCCTGGCTCACGCCCAGATGTCAAGAACTGTTGTGAGATCTACTTGCACAGAATGACCTTTTTTCTTTTAGAAGCAACGGTGATGATGGCGACGGAGACAAAGACCGCGTCAAGGTGCTACCTGAACCGGCCTCTTAATGTTAGTGCACTTCCCTCACCTACCCTGTGTGAGCCATGGGACATCTTAGTGCGGTGTGGCTGGCCTCGTCCAAACCCAAAGTCCATCCATGTGCCAATTGttaccccacccctcctccctcttcctccctctttgtccAGTTGTAGCCCTTACGATAGATCTCCCTACTTTGTCTGTAGAGCCCTCctgctatatgtatataactatacaggtatatatatgtaaacattacatTTTTATGTTTTCTGTTATTCTGTATTTGTATCTAATCTTTATTTCATAGTGTGCAAATGGTTATGGTCAGTGTAAGGCTATTCTGTCAGTTATCAACTTTCTCTATGAATTGTTGCATTTGTAGCAAacagttttcattatctttagaaAGCTGAAGGTATTTTCCAGTAAGttgatttttaataatgatagtagagtaTCATCTCCGAATTAAAATACTCACTTGTCATCCCTGTAGTTCTCTGTTCAGCTAtgataaatattttgaaataattttatcatatatgtacTACTGAAGATCATTTCTGATTGAAACATTTATCTGTGAGAAGAATAAGTCAGTGGCAAAAAGAAATTGCCTTTTTGAATTTcactgaataaacaaaataactatCACTTAATTCATAAGAATACATTTCTGTCATTGATATCTTAAAAGAATTTGTTTCCCATTAGAACGGCTACCAAGTTTGTGATTCTTAGAAGTTTCCCAcaattgtgtgtatgtctctagAAGTTGATTAGAGAACCTCACCTGAAGAACATTGCATTATCCTGGGATTTACCTGTTTGATCATATTTCCACCATGAGTCTCCTTATCTTCTTACTGATATTTCAAAGAGATTCTGTTTGCAATTATGTCAGACTACCAGAAGGAAATATTTACCTATGTTACGAGCATCAGTTTTTTTCTATACAGTAGGAAGCTTCCACTTtctttcttgaaacttgaaaatattCACTATTTTGTATGTATCTCTCCTAGATACTTCTTAACATTGCAAGTATCATCACAAGGATTAACTTCTAAGATACttatgtatgtttcttttttttattttttttctattgtatgcATTCCTGTATTGGTGAGCTTCCATCCAGTCAGTAACCCAAGGTTTACTCTGGTACTTCCCATACAATGGGGAAGTGACTCACACACTTACATTTCCTCTCATCATGCAATGGTGAACTCAAGAACTCTCCTTATCTCCGTGGAGTCGCCTCTCTCCTGTTCTGGACTTTGCCTGTGTAACCTCCTGCTTTCTTTGCCTGCTGTACTGAATTATCAGACTTAGATGCAGTAACTTCCACTTACCCATTTTGCCCCTTGGCCCGTTGGTGGCTTTCCATGTCATGTACAATGTATTTATAATGTGCATTATACACAGCATAAAATCCTTTTGATTTACACTGTCTGATGTTTCAATATCCTTCTGGAGTAAGAACTGATACTGGTGGTTTTACTGAAAGATTATTTTAAATTTTGGGCCAATGAAATTAGGTTATGCATTTGTCATAAGCAATTTTTCcagatattattttataattgattttatttattattttagatCCTACAAAAGTGCacttgtttattcatacatatatcactTTTTTTAATCTAATAACTAAATACACTCAAGCAATTAAGAAAAAATCCTATATAAGATAAATCTTATTGACTTCcattaaataatagtgatagaactgaaaaaaaaaaatattgaaaaaaatgaaaaaataacccCTCGTTTTTCTGTAAATGAATAATGTCTTCATAATTAACACTGACTTAGGGATGTGGCTAATACTAGTCTATTACACCTTATGACTGCATGAATGTGTGACTACCAACGTAGTATTTAATAAGTAAATCTCAGCAGCAACATAGCTTTGCTTTATAAACAGcaacactaaaaaaataaaatctttactATCCaatttgaaaattataaaaaatgatacaCATATCAAGAAAGAAATActttaattaataattaaaatatagacAAGTAGGGCCATATATGGCAGACTGAAAGATGGATTGAAATATATTAGGAATCAgatgacgatgttaatgataataaaaatgatgatgataataaagataatgataatagtaataacaataatatttatgatttgattatggtaatgataatggtaatggtaatggtgaggataagggtagaaaagatgaagataagataaagataatgatcatgataataaatggtaatgatacagGTACTGGTATTGGTGCTAATACTtaatatgtaaatgataatgataatagtaatgataatggtaatatagtatcataataaaatgatgatgataatgaagatgatgatgatgacgatgacgatgatgatgtcaaGGTCGACAATGACGACAACAACGacgatgtcgatgtcgatgtcgaagacgatgacgacgacgatgatgtcGATAGcgaagatgatgacgacgacgacgacaacgacgttgacgatgtcgatgtcgatgacgacgacgatgacgatgatgaagatgacgttgacgacgacgacgaaaaagacgatgatgatgataatggctacGAGAATGTCAAGAAGATAATTTGCTGTTTTTTCTTACAATGTCATTGCACTCATTATCATATCTCACCACATCTAAGTTTGAGATAAGTGATTGCTTTTTGAAACGTTATTGTGATTTtggtgatatgtatatgtgtgtgtacatatatatatatatatatatatatatatatatatatagacagatagatagatagatatgtatatatatacacacacagacacacacgtatacatgcatatatacatatgtgtataaatatatatgtatatatatatatatatatatatatatatatatatatatatatgtatgtatgtaacagtaTTACAAGGAAGTttaaacaggaaaataaatatttgtatacgtttacatatatcaaAGTGGACAACATTCGGCTCTTATTCAAAATAtggatatttgttgtttttttctgaattttaatGATTATACGCGTGATCGCTTCTAATACtaacattctctctttcactttcatcaaCTAAACTCCCTCATACAATTCGTCATTGGTTTTTAATTCGTTCCTGCAACCTGTGCAACAACCTTGCCTTTCCTGTGGATTGCATCATGCTTGAGTAATGAGGAGAGGGTGTTGCATAGGTACAAGCATGTTTTCACAGAAACCCTTGCCTGAGAATGTACCGTGTATTGGCTGTGGGAGAAATTGTTCTATTCATGAGTCATGACGGCTGTCACAAATTAAATGCGTAATTGCATATATCGATAGATacggagatgtgtgtatatatgtgtatatatatatatatatatatatatatatatgtatatatgtgcgtgtgtgtgtgtgtgtgtgtgtgtgtgtgtgtgtgtgtgtgtgtgtgtgtgtgtgtgtgtgtgtgtgtgtgtgtgtgtgtgtgtatgtgtgtgtgtgtgtgtgtgtgtgtgtacatatatgtgtatgtatatgtatatgtatatatatgtatgtatgtatgcatatatatatatatatatatatatatatgtgtgtatgtatatgaatatatatgtatatatatacattatttttttatacagccattcattccactgcaggacataggcctctctcaattcactattgagaggtgatatggcagtgccacctttgcctgattggatgcccttcctaatcaaccgcagttcagcgcgcggtgacctcccctacgacacctgcgtttgacttctcaatacggtatgtcgttttctcaggctcgaccCACCAGTCGcaggcaggca is part of the Penaeus chinensis breed Huanghai No. 1 chromosome 35, ASM1920278v2, whole genome shotgun sequence genome and harbors:
- the LOC125044100 gene encoding uncharacterized protein LOC125044100 — translated: MVCGRRGEWARARLQEVTRLLDASTGGLSNLWITCGRDQQVFTERLTKILDALLPQALPDADFHDDLPTQDSPHSTSSSTTSPATEASEAASAEGTAGGGRADPKEEDAEESLTLLHRIFDAVPSVQLPKSGGGVFLRAQQVVEACQQQPGVLAGATMHKDRVLSSQLNTELSHILAALPLHKQKGEVLEERAVEYRLPNGVQLLKFHVPKETHSALRADVPKSMSRRGERGLHGEASSMDLSSFRSVLHARQSLHSYPSTIPTSAEGALDDRYASPNESQLLRLQQQPPLRGPSLMARISGCSDLADIRPSQSLPGSPRKIRVAATLPDVGSNSPDLRYKVLTGRRPRPPASTHSTPRKMPGGRSANGLNPAAKRGLGLNPPSLSRSSHEKKGVPNNKLTNSAADGSKLKNGNVSLGYDSEKSESGFEDGVQSDSELNIKNTKNKLNLQFAPDKINRPSHEIELERLGNDEPKITREINGNLSKDSDSSGKDSPTDNMTSLRAQMLDFRDESDTSKSEESEISVLDLNTYIETKENGDRQLAEAVKGLMELTTRSDDEDNYTIESQSTENHLTESGQHDMDGSAEGWDILTLYTQKLSDSMLHLFLSPKAANNPQLIYTLWRLGLTGLEDIQAAVERALELSEAGDGGDAFVQWSYNVISSVTPSGLDSQLLSLAHHDFRHYRGLMEVTLRSDEAVLWGHRHSNTQTFYQVNATPRPGLPIPSDIMAKVPHRARRRLERDHNITLL